One genomic segment of Paenibacillus sp. FSL H8-0332 includes these proteins:
- a CDS encoding metalloregulator ArsR/SmtB family transcription factor, whose amino-acid sequence MADVDHDLVQAVKVYKALGEPTRLKIALMLIKQENQCVTAISEQLGHVAGSTLSHHLKQLTESGVIQAQKNGSFIHYSVDQEVAKKFAPYLLA is encoded by the coding sequence ATGGCTGATGTCGATCACGATCTGGTGCAAGCTGTCAAAGTATACAAGGCTCTAGGGGAGCCTACACGGCTAAAAATAGCCTTAATGCTAATCAAGCAAGAGAATCAATGCGTTACCGCGATCAGTGAACAGCTTGGTCATGTAGCCGGTTCAACGTTATCCCATCATCTCAAGCAACTGACGGAATCGGGTGTAATCCAGGCGCAAAAGAACGGTTCGTTTATTCACTACAGCGTTGATCAAGAAGTGGCAAAGAAGTTTGCGCCATATTTACTGGCGTAA